From a single Drosophila sulfurigaster albostrigata strain 15112-1811.04 chromosome 3, ASM2355843v2, whole genome shotgun sequence genomic region:
- the LOC133842740 gene encoding uncharacterized protein LOC133842740 yields MSRCLVFFLAIALACGSSNASLRDWLDRADSIALAFEDFTLFPSKMIFSILGTKKSPVAPMKRIIAESSDNSDLITVIKSPEGGPPQYNGGNISPGGTLGKISSGIGNRVSAVADKITDRIGDRVGAVADKISDKVSESIGGVSDKLAGGLVGGLSDLTSPLTNRLTGGFFGGGNSKK; encoded by the exons ATGTCCCGATGCCTA GTATTTTTCCTGGCAATAGCCTTGGCTTGTGGTTCATCGAATGCAAGCTTAAGAGATTGGCTCGATCGAGCAGATTCTATAGCGTTAGCGTTCGAAGATTTTACTCTCTTCCCATCAAAGATGATATTTTCCATTCTGGGTACAAAAAAATCTCCAGTAGCGCCAATGAAACGGATAATTGCCGAATCATCAGATAACAGTGATCTAATAACAGTTATCAAAAGTCCCGAAGGAGGTCCTCCGCAATATAATGGTGGAAACATCTCGCCGGGTGGAACGCTCGGCAAAATATCAAGTGGAATTGGGAACAGAGTAAGTGCAGTGGCCGATAAAATAACAGATAGAATCGGCGACAGAGTTGGAGCAGTTGCCGATAAAATATCCGATAAAGTGAGCGAAAGCATTGGTGGTGTCAGCGATAAACTCGCAGGTGGTTTGGTTGGTGGATTGAGCGATTTGACCAGCCCACTGACAAATCGTTTGACTGGAGGATTCTTTGGAGGCGgtaattcaaaaaaataa
- the LOC133843028 gene encoding uncharacterized protein LOC133843028 produces MARLTLIVFSLVFFLSSSSALITEAMIGSIFILNTILGTTFLDMALGGPISRASSMASVAVPISSGSSFWPSHEVAPQHLRRRRQTLQDRLNDLHLYDYVTSPSAEKDESPLGLEIDIFNNFQNIAHDMASEVSMHLGLPPHTLEAYYLGEKDAPNFEDVVDTVAKRFHAPKFVLAGLHSLFKTAEKYEDDYEYDNDNDQQDQ; encoded by the exons ATGGCACGATTGACT CTGATTGTCTTTTcgcttgttttctttttgagcAGTTCTTCTGCCTTAATTACAGAGGCTATGATTGGATCCATATTTATACTTAATACAATTCTTGGAACAACATTTTTGGATATGGCCCTGGGCGGCCCCATTAGTCGGGCGTCTTCTATGGCATCCGTAGCGGTTCCTATTTCTTCAGGTTCGTCTTTCTGGCCATCACATGAAGTTGCACCTCAGCACCTCAGAAGAAGACGACAAACTTTACAAGATAGACTCAACGATTTGCACTTATATGATTATGTAACTTCTCCATCGGCTGAAAAGGATGAATCGCCATTGGGTTTGGAGATCgatattttcaacaattttcaaaatattgctcATGATATGGCTAGTGAAGTTAGTATGCACTTGGGTCTTCCACCACACACTCTTGAAGCGTACTATCTTGGGGAGAAGGATGCTCCCAATTTTGAAGATGTTGTAGACACTGTCGCTAAACGCTTTCATGCTCCAAAGTTTGTGTTGGCTGGATTACATTCACTATTTAAAACAGCCGAAAAGTATGAGGATGACTATGAgtatgataatgataatgatcaACAAGATCAATAA